A single region of the Opitutus sp. genome encodes:
- a CDS encoding fumarylacetoacetate hydrolase family protein yields the protein MRLIRHLTPSGPAYAALQPDGTAVEISGDPLANTHRLTGRVVAQGKRLAPVVPTAIIGVGLNYARHAAEGGKGPPERPIWFMKLPGSVQNPGDPIRLPRLQPTEKPDYEAEFAIVLGRDCRDATRENALSYVLGYTCANDVSARDWQRDWSGSQWCHAKSFDTFCPLGPVLVTPDELTTPNALRIRSVLNGTVMQDSSTADMIFDVAALIVFLSADKTLPAGTVILTGTPEGVGFARKPPVWLRSGDTISVEIEGIGTLSNPVE from the coding sequence ATGCGCCTTATCCGTCACCTCACACCCTCCGGCCCCGCCTACGCCGCGCTCCAACCCGACGGTACCGCCGTGGAAATCAGTGGCGATCCGCTGGCTAACACCCACCGGCTCACCGGGCGCGTCGTCGCCCAGGGTAAGCGCCTCGCGCCTGTTGTCCCCACGGCGATCATCGGGGTCGGGCTCAACTACGCACGCCACGCAGCCGAGGGAGGCAAAGGCCCTCCCGAGCGCCCCATTTGGTTCATGAAACTGCCCGGCAGCGTACAAAACCCCGGCGACCCGATTCGCCTGCCGCGCCTCCAGCCCACCGAAAAACCCGACTACGAGGCCGAATTCGCTATCGTGCTCGGCCGCGATTGCCGCGACGCCACCCGCGAGAACGCGTTATCCTATGTTCTTGGTTACACCTGCGCTAACGACGTTTCGGCCCGCGACTGGCAACGCGACTGGAGCGGCAGCCAGTGGTGCCACGCCAAGAGCTTCGATACCTTTTGCCCGCTCGGCCCGGTGCTTGTCACCCCCGACGAGCTGACCACCCCCAACGCCCTGCGCATCCGCTCCGTGCTCAACGGCACGGTCATGCAGGACTCCTCCACCGCCGACATGATCTTCGATGTCGCCGCGTTGATCGTGTTCCTGAGCGCTGACAAGACACTGCCCGCCGGCACCGTTATCCTGACCGGCACCCCTGAAGGCGTAGGCTTTGCGCGCAAACCACCGGTGTGGTTGCGCTCGGGTGACACCATTAGCGTGGAGATCGAAGGCATCGGCACGCTGAGTAATCCGGTGGAGTAG
- a CDS encoding methyltransferase domain-containing protein, producing MQIIADWVEPGSRVLDLGCGRGVLLEYLVHTKQVHAVGVDLDFDKISACVRRGLTAYQGDMMALMRALPENHFDRVICSRTLEELPDPGAIIEQALRIGRTVTVGFVNHGYWKNRTAAFFRGRKPRNSVYTTAWYESRPSNPATIADFEDFCALRELRIARSAHLHGDWKTTCRFAPNLFAGYALYDLTR from the coding sequence ATGCAGATCATCGCCGACTGGGTCGAACCCGGTTCGCGGGTGCTCGACCTGGGCTGCGGGCGCGGCGTGCTTCTGGAATACCTCGTGCACACCAAGCAGGTGCATGCCGTCGGCGTGGACCTCGATTTCGACAAAATCTCCGCCTGCGTGCGCCGCGGGCTCACCGCCTATCAGGGCGACATGATGGCGCTCATGCGCGCGCTGCCCGAGAACCACTTCGACCGGGTGATTTGCTCGCGCACCTTGGAAGAGTTACCCGACCCGGGCGCGATCATTGAGCAAGCGCTGCGTATTGGCCGTACGGTGACGGTGGGCTTTGTGAACCACGGCTATTGGAAAAACCGCACGGCCGCGTTTTTTCGGGGCCGCAAGCCGCGCAACTCCGTTTACACCACGGCCTGGTATGAGAGTCGGCCAAGCAACCCGGCGACGATCGCCGACTTCGAGGATTTTTGTGCGCTGCGCGAGCTGCGGATCGCGAGGAGCGCGCATTTGCACGGCGATTGGAAAACCACCTGCCGCTTCGCACCCAATTTGTTCGCCGGCTACGCGCTCTACGACCTCACGCGTTGA